A genomic stretch from Marinimicrobium sp. C6131 includes:
- a CDS encoding glycosyltransferase, which produces MNILLVTNTFTPHVGGVSRSVVAFAREYRQRGHRVLVLAPRFPNMPAREQDVVRVAAIQNFNASDFSVALPFHQGLSDALDDFEPDIVHSQHPFLLGMTALRVARYRKLPLVFTHHTLYEQYTHYVPGDSPALKRFAIELATRYANQCDWVFAPSDSIRQLLTERGVTTPVSVVPTGVSLENFARGDGAAVREQCGIPRDAFVVGHLGRLAPEKNLAFMTAALVDFLRVHSDGHCLVVGEGPYAGELRAAFQQAGLAARLHTLGVLLQQSLANALHSMDVFAFASLSETQGMVLTEAMAAGLPVVALDASGVREVVRDGWNGRLLPTGSVASFSDALGWVRALPAEQRAVLRRHALETAETYSMPRSADKALGLYADLIARGGTGRGGEDRHWEDVLTWIRTEWKILKSLAEAGDAAVTPVHPKDPKKGGQTAP; this is translated from the coding sequence ATGAACATTTTATTGGTAACCAATACCTTTACGCCACACGTTGGCGGGGTGTCACGCTCGGTGGTCGCCTTTGCCCGGGAATACCGACAGCGCGGTCACCGGGTATTGGTGCTGGCTCCCCGGTTTCCCAACATGCCCGCACGAGAACAGGACGTCGTGCGCGTCGCGGCCATCCAGAATTTCAATGCCAGTGATTTCTCGGTGGCGCTGCCGTTTCATCAGGGATTGAGCGATGCCCTGGATGACTTTGAGCCGGATATTGTCCATTCCCAGCATCCGTTCCTTTTGGGAATGACCGCTCTGCGGGTGGCCCGCTACCGGAAGTTACCCCTGGTATTCACCCATCACACACTGTACGAGCAGTACACGCACTATGTGCCGGGGGACTCGCCGGCGCTCAAACGTTTCGCCATTGAGTTGGCCACCCGCTACGCCAACCAGTGTGACTGGGTGTTTGCCCCCAGCGACAGCATCCGGCAACTGCTGACCGAGCGCGGCGTCACCACCCCGGTCAGCGTCGTCCCGACCGGTGTGTCTCTGGAGAACTTCGCCCGGGGGGATGGCGCGGCCGTGCGCGAGCAGTGCGGGATACCGCGGGATGCCTTTGTGGTCGGGCATCTCGGTCGATTGGCGCCGGAGAAGAATCTCGCGTTTATGACGGCGGCGTTGGTGGATTTTTTGCGAGTCCACTCCGATGGTCACTGCCTGGTGGTCGGTGAGGGCCCCTATGCCGGTGAGCTGCGCGCGGCTTTTCAGCAGGCCGGGCTGGCGGCGCGGCTGCATACTCTCGGAGTCCTCCTGCAACAGTCTCTCGCCAATGCCCTCCATTCGATGGATGTATTTGCGTTTGCCTCTCTCAGCGAAACCCAGGGCATGGTGCTGACCGAAGCCATGGCGGCGGGCTTGCCGGTGGTGGCGTTGGATGCCTCGGGTGTGCGGGAGGTGGTGAGGGATGGCTGGAACGGGCGCCTGTTGCCGACCGGGAGCGTGGCATCATTCAGTGACGCCCTGGGCTGGGTTCGGGCGTTGCCCGCCGAGCAGCGGGCGGTATTGCGACGGCATGCGCTGGAGACCGCCGAGACCTACTCCATGCCCCGATCGGCGGACAAGGCTCTGGGGCTCTATGCCGACCTGATCGCCCGGGGCGGCACCGGTAGGGGCGGCGAGGACCGTCACTGGGAGGATGTGCTCACCTGGATCAGGACGGAGTGGAAAATCCTGAAAAGCCTGGCGGAAGCCGGAGATGCGGCGGTCACCCCGGTTCATCCCAAGGACCCGAAAAAGGGTGGGCAGACAGCACCATGA
- a CDS encoding endonuclease/exonuclease/phosphatase family protein, with amino-acid sequence MIGRVEVFFRRLRRNLSRSLWLSRLLKLPVSEGSPNRPGLIMVQVDGLSQRQFERALAKGELPFLRRLLQREHYRVHPHYSGLPSSTPAVQAELFYGVKGAVPAFSFRDRDTGKRVSMFDADAATKVQERCASEEFEPLLKAGSAYVDNYTGGASEAHFCATSVGWGPALRSANPLVLIAFLCVNFYSFLRMLVLFFTELGLSLVDAIRGVTRGQDIVTELKFIPARVGITILLRELCVIGGKIDIVRGLPVIHINFLGYDEQAHRRGPGSLFAHWTLKGIDDAISRLWHAAHHAPWRHYDLWVYSDHGQSHATNYHEMQGYSLKDAVVRAAETLALNAATELRTRPPSKQGQRARVLGGRRVQRWFSVLGINGDEVPAQHWVVSALGPVGHAYSPVPLSDRERVALSHELVHTHRVSAVLTVMASGSILACTAQGELSLPEDSARLFGAGHPFVAVMGDDLVRLCRHKDAGDLVLLGWCDGAPSLTFAQENGAHGGVAPEETGGFALLPRDVPLRASPHPFLRPLDLREAALRLLGRAEPHATTGTFQWETPKAESLRVMTYNVHSCIGMDGKVDTRRIARVIAQAQPDVVALQELDVGKARSFGKDQAHLIARHLDMDFHFHPVIHLEEELYGDAILTRLPLRLIKAGPLPGLEGNLQREPRGALWVAVEFRDREIQIINTHLGLSVRERGVQVDALLGREWLSHADCQGPVILCGDFNAMPSSAVYRQLAARFKDVQTQIPGLRPRGTFFSRFPQMRLDHIFISDDLAAVTMTTIDSQLARTASDHLPLVAEVLVSGRP; translated from the coding sequence ATGATTGGCCGGGTGGAGGTGTTCTTTCGTCGGTTGCGTCGCAACCTCAGCCGCAGCCTCTGGTTATCGAGACTGCTGAAGTTGCCGGTGTCCGAGGGTTCGCCCAATCGGCCCGGTCTGATTATGGTGCAGGTGGATGGCCTCTCCCAGCGACAGTTTGAACGGGCACTGGCAAAAGGGGAGTTGCCCTTTCTCCGACGTCTGCTGCAACGCGAGCATTACCGGGTACACCCGCACTACTCCGGGTTGCCTTCGTCGACGCCGGCGGTTCAGGCCGAGCTGTTTTACGGTGTCAAAGGGGCGGTCCCCGCGTTTTCGTTTCGCGACCGTGATACCGGTAAACGGGTCAGCATGTTTGACGCCGACGCCGCAACCAAGGTGCAGGAACGCTGCGCCAGTGAAGAGTTCGAACCGTTGCTGAAAGCGGGTAGCGCCTACGTCGATAACTACACCGGTGGCGCCAGTGAGGCGCACTTCTGCGCAACGTCTGTCGGATGGGGCCCGGCCTTGCGCAGCGCCAATCCTCTGGTGCTGATCGCGTTTCTGTGCGTCAACTTTTACAGCTTTCTGCGCATGCTCGTTCTGTTTTTCACCGAGCTGGGTTTGTCACTGGTGGATGCGATTCGCGGCGTTACCCGCGGTCAGGATATCGTTACCGAGTTGAAATTCATCCCGGCGCGGGTGGGAATTACCATTCTCCTGCGCGAGCTGTGCGTGATCGGTGGCAAGATCGATATCGTCCGGGGGCTGCCGGTCATTCACATCAATTTTCTCGGGTATGACGAACAGGCTCATCGACGGGGCCCGGGTTCCCTGTTCGCCCACTGGACGCTGAAAGGCATCGATGATGCCATATCCCGTTTATGGCATGCGGCTCATCATGCGCCGTGGCGCCACTATGATCTGTGGGTGTATTCCGATCACGGCCAGTCGCACGCTACGAACTATCACGAGATGCAAGGCTACAGCCTTAAAGATGCGGTGGTTCGGGCCGCGGAAACCCTGGCACTGAACGCCGCCACCGAGCTCAGGACCAGGCCCCCCAGTAAACAGGGGCAACGCGCGCGGGTACTGGGAGGGCGACGGGTGCAACGCTGGTTTTCCGTGTTGGGCATCAACGGCGATGAGGTGCCGGCGCAACATTGGGTTGTCTCCGCCCTGGGCCCGGTGGGGCATGCCTATTCGCCGGTGCCGTTGAGTGACCGGGAGCGGGTGGCGCTGAGCCATGAGCTGGTACACACGCACAGGGTTTCTGCGGTGCTGACCGTGATGGCCTCCGGAAGCATCCTCGCCTGTACCGCTCAGGGGGAACTGTCACTCCCGGAGGACAGTGCGCGGCTGTTTGGTGCCGGGCACCCGTTTGTGGCGGTGATGGGTGACGACCTGGTGCGATTGTGTCGGCACAAGGATGCGGGCGACCTGGTCCTGCTGGGCTGGTGTGATGGCGCGCCGTCGCTGACCTTTGCCCAGGAGAATGGTGCACACGGCGGTGTGGCACCAGAGGAAACCGGCGGCTTCGCACTCTTGCCCAGAGACGTACCCTTGCGGGCCTCGCCTCACCCTTTCCTGCGCCCTCTGGACCTGCGCGAGGCGGCGTTGCGACTTCTCGGGAGGGCGGAACCTCATGCGACGACCGGCACTTTTCAGTGGGAAACCCCGAAGGCGGAGAGTCTTCGGGTGATGACCTACAACGTCCACAGCTGTATCGGCATGGATGGCAAAGTGGATACCCGGCGTATCGCCCGCGTGATTGCCCAGGCTCAACCGGATGTCGTGGCGCTGCAGGAACTGGATGTGGGCAAGGCGCGCAGCTTTGGCAAGGACCAGGCTCATCTGATTGCGCGCCATCTGGATATGGACTTCCACTTTCATCCGGTCATTCATCTGGAGGAGGAACTCTACGGAGACGCCATCCTGACGCGATTACCCCTGCGCCTGATCAAGGCGGGGCCCTTGCCCGGTCTGGAGGGCAACCTTCAGCGAGAGCCGCGCGGGGCTCTGTGGGTGGCGGTAGAATTCAGGGACCGTGAAATTCAGATCATCAATACTCACCTGGGACTGAGCGTGCGTGAGCGCGGGGTTCAGGTCGACGCACTACTGGGCCGCGAGTGGTTGAGTCACGCCGACTGCCAGGGACCGGTGATACTGTGTGGCGATTTCAACGCAATGCCGTCGTCGGCGGTTTACCGCCAGTTGGCCGCCCGTTTCAAGGATGTGCAGACCCAGATTCCGGGGCTCAGGCCACGAGGCACTTTTTTCAGCCGCTTTCCCCAGATGCGCCTCGACCACATTTTCATCAGCGATGATCTGGCGGCGGTCACTATGACCACCATCGATTCCCAACTGGCGCGCACGGCCTCGGATCACCTGCCACTGGTGGCGGAGGTTCTGGTTTCTGGCAGGCCGTAA
- a CDS encoding DMT family transporter, with translation MLLGLLGAGLSFVIYLRGLHYTPPAVASIVAMVEPVTASLFGVVLLNESLGRFQVLGLVMILVTVTALSVYSNVRPASGEHPGASEHPP, from the coding sequence GTGCTTCTGGGCCTGCTGGGGGCGGGCCTGTCGTTCGTGATCTACCTTCGGGGCCTTCACTATACGCCACCGGCCGTGGCCTCCATTGTGGCCATGGTCGAGCCGGTTACCGCCTCCCTGTTCGGCGTGGTGCTGTTGAATGAAAGTCTGGGGCGCTTCCAGGTGCTGGGACTGGTGATGATTCTGGTGACGGTCACGGCGCTGAGCGTCTATTCGAATGTCCGGCCGGCCTCCGGAGAGCATCCCGGAGCGTCGGAGCACCCGCCTTAG
- a CDS encoding TRAP transporter substrate-binding protein has translation MTARPPLSRALKALCVGITLSLAVAAIAASGILSGATRGTTLFIAYAQNSQPVIDALHLLGRRIEEKTGGEVKVRFFPDSQLGGERELVELLQVGAVDITKVSAGLMESFSPIYGVFSMPFLFEDTGHFYRVMDNPDIMQPIYASTRKNGFVGMGYYDSGSRNFYVKDDPIRSVEDLQGRKIRVMQSEAAIEMMRLLGATPVAMGQAEVYTAMQQGILDGAENNEFALTIARHAEIAKHYTYTMHTRIPDVVVISNMTLNKLNDDQKRAVYEAMAESIEFQKQAWNEAVAETRQLAIDEFDVNFIDVKLAPFREAVEPMYEDLKQYPEQYSLYREIRSTADEAE, from the coding sequence ATGACAGCTCGCCCCCCGTTGTCCCGGGCGCTGAAAGCGCTCTGTGTGGGCATCACCCTGTCTTTGGCGGTTGCCGCGATTGCGGCTTCCGGCATTCTGTCCGGAGCAACCCGCGGTACCACCCTGTTTATCGCTTACGCCCAGAACAGCCAGCCGGTCATTGATGCTCTGCATCTGCTGGGGCGGCGAATCGAGGAGAAGACCGGGGGTGAGGTGAAGGTCCGCTTTTTTCCGGACAGTCAGCTCGGCGGTGAGCGTGAGTTGGTGGAGTTGCTGCAAGTGGGCGCGGTGGATATCACCAAGGTATCCGCCGGCCTGATGGAGAGTTTTTCCCCCATCTACGGTGTCTTTTCCATGCCTTTCCTCTTCGAGGATACCGGGCATTTCTACCGTGTCATGGATAACCCCGACATCATGCAACCCATCTATGCGTCCACCCGAAAGAACGGGTTTGTCGGTATGGGTTATTACGACTCAGGCTCACGCAATTTTTACGTGAAAGATGACCCGATCCGCTCTGTGGAAGACCTCCAGGGGCGGAAGATCCGGGTCATGCAGAGCGAGGCGGCCATTGAAATGATGCGCCTGTTGGGAGCGACACCGGTGGCCATGGGGCAGGCCGAGGTGTACACCGCGATGCAACAGGGCATTCTCGACGGAGCGGAAAACAACGAGTTCGCACTGACCATCGCCCGGCACGCCGAAATCGCCAAGCACTACACCTACACCATGCATACGCGTATTCCCGACGTGGTGGTCATCAGTAATATGACGCTGAACAAACTCAATGATGACCAGAAGAGGGCGGTTTACGAGGCCATGGCGGAGTCCATTGAATTTCAGAAACAGGCCTGGAATGAGGCGGTGGCGGAGACCCGTCAATTGGCGATCGATGAGTTCGATGTGAACTTTATTGACGTCAAGCTCGCTCCCTTTCGAGAGGCGGTTGAACCCATGTATGAGGACCTGAAGCAATATCCCGAACAGTATTCACTGTATCGCGAAATCAGGTCCACAGCAGATGAAGCGGAGTAG
- a CDS encoding TRAP transporter small permease produces the protein MRLINGIRTVMDRLVEVVCSVWLLVMVAMTCWQIISRYLLGAPSTYSEEFLRFSLVWVSMISMAYVAGLRKHVAFTLFSDKVSVHWQHYWQILIELAFLAFAIFVLVQGGYNATSITMNQVSPSLGLPMGYVYSALPLAGGILAVYSVLNCIELLVKELRPQEEAPQDV, from the coding sequence ATGCGTTTGATCAACGGGATTCGAACCGTGATGGACCGCCTGGTTGAGGTGGTGTGCAGCGTCTGGTTGCTGGTGATGGTCGCCATGACCTGTTGGCAGATCATCAGTCGTTATCTGTTGGGAGCACCCAGTACGTATTCAGAGGAGTTTCTTCGTTTCTCCCTTGTCTGGGTGTCCATGATTTCGATGGCCTATGTGGCCGGCTTGCGCAAGCATGTCGCCTTTACGCTGTTTTCGGACAAAGTGTCGGTTCACTGGCAACACTACTGGCAGATTCTGATTGAGCTGGCCTTTCTGGCGTTTGCCATCTTTGTTCTGGTTCAGGGTGGATACAATGCGACCAGCATTACCATGAATCAGGTATCGCCGTCGCTGGGGTTGCCCATGGGGTATGTCTACTCGGCGTTACCGCTGGCCGGGGGGATTCTGGCGGTGTACAGCGTGTTGAACTGCATCGAGTTGTTGGTGAAAGAGTTGCGCCCGCAAGAGGAGGCCCCTCAGGATGTTTGA
- a CDS encoding TRAP transporter large permease: protein MFDAALLLIGSFAFLLVLGIPIGICIAVSSVITIASVLPMDVALFTTAQKIFSSLDSFSLLAVPFFILSGVIMNSGGIAMRLVNFAKLFSGHIPGSLSHTNIAGNMMFGAISGSAIAASTSIGGVMVPMSKKEGYSSPFAAAVNIASAPTGMLIPPTTAFILYALASGGTSIAALFAGGLVAGVLWGAGCMLVTYLIARRRGYRSVVLVEKGVAARVTMEALPSLLLIIVVVVGIVGGVFTAIEASAVAVAYTAFLTMVVYRTVSFGDLRGILVQSLVMTGIIMFLLGTSSAMSFAMAITGLPDLISSVILGLSENPVMVLLIITLFLLIIGTFMDIGPAILIFTPILLPIALKIGVDPVHFGILMVYNLSIGTITPPVGSGLYVGASVADEKVEKILPSLLPFYGIIILVLILIALVPDVTLFLPRLMDL, encoded by the coding sequence ATGTTTGATGCGGCGCTGTTACTGATCGGGTCTTTTGCATTTTTACTGGTGCTGGGTATTCCCATCGGCATCTGTATCGCGGTTTCCTCCGTGATCACCATCGCTTCGGTGCTGCCCATGGATGTTGCGCTGTTCACCACGGCGCAAAAGATATTTTCCAGCCTGGATAGTTTCTCTCTGCTGGCGGTTCCTTTTTTCATTCTGTCCGGGGTGATCATGAACTCCGGGGGTATCGCCATGCGGCTGGTGAATTTTGCCAAGCTGTTCAGCGGACACATTCCCGGCTCTCTGTCTCATACCAATATTGCCGGCAACATGATGTTCGGGGCCATTTCGGGTTCGGCGATTGCGGCGTCCACCTCTATTGGTGGGGTCATGGTGCCGATGAGTAAAAAGGAGGGCTACAGCAGTCCGTTCGCGGCGGCGGTCAATATTGCCTCGGCGCCCACGGGTATGCTCATTCCCCCCACAACAGCGTTTATCCTCTATGCGCTGGCCAGTGGCGGAACTTCCATCGCGGCGCTGTTTGCGGGCGGTCTGGTGGCCGGCGTGCTCTGGGGCGCGGGCTGTATGCTGGTGACTTACCTCATTGCCCGCCGCCGGGGTTATCGCTCCGTGGTGCTGGTCGAAAAAGGGGTGGCGGCACGTGTCACAATGGAAGCCCTGCCCAGCCTGTTGCTGATTATCGTCGTGGTGGTTGGTATCGTCGGCGGAGTGTTTACGGCAATTGAGGCCTCCGCCGTCGCGGTTGCCTACACCGCTTTTCTGACCATGGTGGTCTATCGCACGGTGTCTTTTGGTGACCTCCGGGGTATTCTGGTTCAGTCATTGGTGATGACCGGAATCATCATGTTCCTGTTGGGGACGTCCTCGGCCATGTCCTTTGCAATGGCGATTACCGGGCTGCCGGATCTGATCAGCAGTGTCATTCTCGGGCTTTCCGAGAATCCCGTCATGGTGTTACTGATCATCACACTGTTTCTGCTGATTATCGGCACCTTTATGGATATTGGACCAGCCATCCTGATTTTTACCCCGATATTGTTGCCCATCGCCCTGAAAATTGGCGTGGATCCGGTGCATTTCGGTATTCTGATGGTTTACAACCTGAGTATTGGTACCATCACACCTCCGGTAGGCAGTGGGCTGTATGTCGGCGCCAGTGTCGCGGATGAAAAGGTTGAGAAAATACTGCCATCGCTTCTGCCCTTCTATGGGATCATCATTCTGGTGCTGATCCTGATTGCGCTGGTTCCGGACGTTACCTTGTTCTTGCCACGATTGATGGACTTGTAG
- a CDS encoding Dabb family protein, with translation MIRHILLVKFKPEATASEIENVRTLFESMVTRVEGVEAVEWGLNDSPEGLNQGFTHAVLMTFADEQARERYLPHPEHEALKAEFVPLVADIVVFDYPVA, from the coding sequence ATGATCCGACATATTCTGCTGGTCAAATTCAAACCGGAGGCAACCGCTTCGGAGATCGAGAACGTCCGCACTCTGTTTGAGTCCATGGTTACCCGTGTGGAGGGGGTCGAAGCGGTGGAGTGGGGGCTTAATGATAGTCCCGAAGGGTTGAACCAGGGGTTTACCCACGCCGTTCTGATGACTTTTGCCGATGAGCAGGCGCGGGAGCGCTATCTGCCTCATCCGGAACATGAGGCGCTCAAGGCGGAGTTTGTGCCGCTGGTGGCAGACATTGTCGTTTTTGACTATCCGGTCGCGTAA
- a CDS encoding 3-keto-disaccharide hydrolase produces MVFLNNRINLTRITGRAAGALLFIGLTACSATEQSQDSGEWQSLFNGKDLDGWVVKIHRHAVGDNYADTFRVADGVIQVNYEGYDEGFGERFGHLFYKEPFSSYHLKFEYRFTDQWLEDAPGYAYRNSGIMFHAQDPNTILKGQDWPISVEYQMLADRGDGNPRPTGNMCSPGTDVVYQGELDDRHCINSTSATYPPGEWVEGELIVHGDSRVVHKVNGETVLEYTDPQIGGGVVSGYDPGIKVDGQPLNEGYIALQSEGQGIEFRGIKIKPLK; encoded by the coding sequence ATGGTGTTTTTAAATAACCGCATCAACCTGACTCGCATAACGGGCCGAGCCGCCGGTGCATTGCTTTTTATTGGGCTGACGGCCTGCAGCGCCACGGAGCAGAGTCAGGACTCTGGAGAGTGGCAGTCGCTGTTCAACGGGAAGGATCTCGATGGATGGGTGGTGAAAATCCACCGCCATGCGGTGGGTGATAATTACGCGGACACGTTCCGGGTTGCCGATGGGGTGATTCAGGTTAACTATGAGGGGTACGATGAAGGTTTTGGTGAACGGTTTGGACACCTGTTCTACAAGGAGCCGTTTTCATCCTATCACCTGAAGTTCGAGTACCGGTTTACGGACCAGTGGCTCGAGGATGCTCCTGGGTACGCTTATCGGAACAGTGGCATCATGTTTCACGCTCAGGATCCGAACACCATACTGAAGGGGCAGGATTGGCCCATTTCGGTGGAGTATCAGATGCTGGCGGACCGGGGGGATGGAAACCCGCGGCCGACCGGGAACATGTGCTCTCCGGGCACGGACGTGGTGTATCAAGGCGAGCTGGATGACCGACACTGCATCAACTCGACATCGGCCACCTATCCGCCCGGCGAGTGGGTTGAAGGTGAGCTGATCGTTCATGGTGATTCTCGGGTGGTTCACAAGGTGAATGGCGAGACAGTACTCGAATACACCGATCCGCAGATCGGTGGTGGTGTGGTGAGCGGTTACGACCCTGGTATCAAAGTGGATGGGCAGCCGTTGAACGAAGGTTACATCGCGCTGCAGTCGGAGGGGCAGGGCATTGAGTTCAGAGGTATAAAGATCAAGCCGTTGAAGTAA